TGTATCCGAAATGGAAACAATGGCAAACTGAGAATCGCGAGAGGACTTGAGCCCCAAAATCCCGGAGTTTCCTTCCATAGCTTGGATGGCATTGGTGAGTATATTTAAAAATACTTGGTGGATTTTTCCTGAATTGCCTTTTACCACTAAGGGTTGTGGGTGGAGATCTTTTTCGACCGAAATCCTGTCCCTAAGTGAATGACCAAGCATCACAAGACAGTTATCCAAAATATCATGTAAGTCAAAACGTTCCTCTACGGAATTCCCGCTGCGAGTGAATTGGTTTAGGCCCTTGACAATCTTAGAAGTGCGCTCCACTCCTTCTTTGATCGCCTCTAAATACATTTTGGTTTTTTCCGATTCTAGTGCGGAACCTTCTAAAACTCCTCGGACTCCGAAATACCCACCGAGAATAAAATTCAAAGGATTGTTGATTTCGTGAGCAATGCCTGCAGAAAGTAAACCTAGGCTTGCCATTTTTTCGGATTCGATCAGTTGGTTTTGTCTTTCCTTTAGCTCATCTAACGTTTGTTTTAGTTCACTCGTTCTTTCTTCTACAAGAGATTCCAATTCATGATTGTTTTGTTCCAAACGAGTTTCATATTCCGACCTTTCCAATTCGGCAGCAATCCGGCCTGAAAAAATTTGGAACAAGGTAAGGATTTGGTCCTTGTTACGGATTTCTGTTTCAAAAAGACCCACAATCAAACCAATCACTTCTTTTTTGGAATTGAGTAAGGGAGAACCAATGTAACCTTCAATATTCATTTCAATCAGAAGTTGGTCGAAGGGAAAAAACTTTTGCACCTCAGTGGGATAGTAACAAACAGAATTGTCAAACACCTGAGCACAAGGTGTATCTTTTAAGGAATAAGCCATGTTTTCGGCGATCACTCCGTTGGCTACAAGCGAGATCGTCTTTGATTCGTATTTTTCCTTATCAAAGATAGCAATGAAGGTATAATCCGCCTGGATGGTTGATGCTAATTTAAGTGTAAGCCTGTCTAAAAACTCGGTTCCAAAAGTATTGGAAACGGCTTCTATAATGTCCGAAAGAAGTTGGCCTTGGATCATGTGAATTTATTTCCAAAAGACTCTCAAAAGATCCATGGTCAATCGAATTCAAGGTGCCGGGGAATCCGTCACAAGGGGGAGAACCGTTTTTTTCACATCGAGGAGTGGCCCCAGTTCGTAGATGGAATCATATCCATAGGCTTTTAAGGAGTTGTAGGTGGAAAGATTCAGGGATGCCGCAGGGCTTTTCGCAGCAAAGGCTTCCTGGTTTCCTTCAAAATTATTATTACAATAAATTAGGATTTTGGATTTTTTTTCCGGAATGATTTCAGCTAATGATTCTTTGGTGAACTCAGTAAAGGGAAGGTTCTTGGCTCCCTTTATATGTAAAAGGTGAAATCTATTTTCACTCCTTGCATCGAATAAAACCACTCCTTCTTCCGACATCAATTTCAAAAACTGATCCTCTGTTAGGCGGTGTGTTTCCCTTTCCCCTTCGGACCGGTTGACAATCCTTTTGAACTCACCGTAATCAATCAGTTTATTTTCTATCGGAACAGGTTTTGTTTTAACCTTTTTCTTTTTGGAAGATTCCGAAACCAGGGGTATAGTAACAAGTACGAGTAAAATCAATACAAACTGCTTCATGATAGAATCTCCTTCCAAAATAGACCTAGAGTGTATAAGGATGTCGTCGGAACTCAAACCTTTTTTCGACTTGCCAGGGGAATTAAAGGATTTGTGATACAGGAATGAGCGCACTTAGAGCAATTATTAAAACAAACAAAGGCGAAATTCGCATCGATTTGTTTCCGGACAAAACACCAAACACTGTAGCAAACTTCGTAAACCTAGCACAAAGGAATTTTTACAACGGACTTAAATTCCACCGAGTCATTGCAGACTTTATGGTCCAAGGCGGATGCCCCCTAGGAACAGGAACTGGTGGACCAGGTTATAAATTCCGAGATGAGTTTGATTCTAGTTTAAAACACAACAAACCAGGGATTCTTTCTATGGCCAATGCAGGTCCCGGAACCAATGGTAGTCAATT
The sequence above is drawn from the Leptospira sp. WS4.C2 genome and encodes:
- a CDS encoding peptidylprolyl isomerase translates to MSALRAIIKTNKGEIRIDLFPDKTPNTVANFVNLAQRNFYNGLKFHRVIADFMVQGGCPLGTGTGGPGYKFRDEFDSSLKHNKPGILSMANAGPGTNGSQFFITHVPTPWLDGKHSVFGSVVDDSDQEVVNAIRQGDVLESITIEGDTSSVLAVAKPFLDEWNQILDSKK
- a CDS encoding rhodanese-like domain-containing protein, with translation MKQFVLILLVLVTIPLVSESSKKKKVKTKPVPIENKLIDYGEFKRIVNRSEGERETHRLTEDQFLKLMSEEGVVLFDARSENRFHLLHIKGAKNLPFTEFTKESLAEIIPEKKSKILIYCNNNFEGNQEAFAAKSPAASLNLSTYNSLKAYGYDSIYELGPLLDVKKTVLPLVTDSPAP
- a CDS encoding sensor histidine kinase, whose translation is MIQGQLLSDIIEAVSNTFGTEFLDRLTLKLASTIQADYTFIAIFDKEKYESKTISLVANGVIAENMAYSLKDTPCAQVFDNSVCYYPTEVQKFFPFDQLLIEMNIEGYIGSPLLNSKKEVIGLIVGLFETEIRNKDQILTLFQIFSGRIAAELERSEYETRLEQNNHELESLVEERTSELKQTLDELKERQNQLIESEKMASLGLLSAGIAHEINNPLNFILGGYFGVRGVLEGSALESEKTKMYLEAIKEGVERTSKIVKGLNQFTRSGNSVEERFDLHDILDNCLVMLGHSLRDRISVEKDLHPQPLVVKGNSGKIHQVFLNILTNAIQAMEGNSGILGLKSSRDSQFAIVSISDTGMGIRKENQNQIRNPFFTTKEPGKGVGLGLPIAYKITKDHDGSIEMESEWGKGSIFRIKLPLQV